The genomic window aattatattaagaattatgtttcaaaagtaaaactattattgCATCTAAGAGAGAAGCTAAAATATCCTCAAAATATGTGGCTTAGTAGGGGAATTCAATcttcaaatattatgatattgttaaattgtattttattattaatgcaatTTGCCAATTCATTctacattcattatttattaaggttatttactttatttcttTGAAACTCAacagttaatttatatgtatatgtttatgattatataactatgcataccttaatttattaaaactagttaaaatcaaaacttcTTCATAGAACGTTGAATTCCtagtatattaactattttactttgtttcatttgtatttgtatttttatatatttaattgttgttgcaagtatatttattaatcttaagtttattaaatctaaCCTAGTTGTGCATACCGTACCAAAAATGTGACTTGTATTATTTACCTGCAGGTTATTCTAAAACTGTATCACATGTTATTGTTGGATTAAAGACAGCCAAAGGTACAAAACAGTTGAAGCTAGATCCAACAATTTATGAATCCTTGCAAAAAGAGAAGGTCGAAACAGgtgatgttatttatattgaagcTAATAGTGGAGCAGTTAAACGTCAAGGAAGGAGTGATAGTTACGCTACAGAATATGATTTAgaggtaattattaaataataatatgaagaagttaaaagtaaaatagtttgtaaaaaagaaaactcaATATCTCAATCAACTAAAAGATCTCAAAATGTCTGaattgtttaagtataaatttgaaatctaAGTGTCCAATTGTATTGTGGTATAAATGGACTTTTtcgtaacaatatttatttattttcaactaaaaCAATTTAGCTATTatcttcatattttattctatgtaTTAGCATTTTAACTTCCATGatctattatgataatttttacttatgttTTTATCCAGGCAGAAGAATATGTACCTTTACCAAAAGGCgaagttcataaaaaaaaagaagttatTCAAGATGTGACATTACATGATTTAGATGTTGCTAATGCTCAACCAAAAGGTGGTCAAGATATACTTTCGATGATGGGTCAATTAATGAAATCTAAAAAGACAGAAATTACTggtattgttgtattaaaagtgtaattagtatataaattgataacttCTTTTGTTTTAGATAAACTAAGAAAGGAAATTAATAAAGTGGTCAATAAGTATATTGATCAAGGTATTGCTGAATTGGTCCCAggagtattatttattgatgaagTTCACATGCTCGATTTGGAAACATTTACATACTTGCATAAAGCGTTAGAAAGCACCATTGCTCCTATCGTTATTTTTGCTACCAATAGAGGTCACTGTACTGTCaggtttgatttttatttcccttataattatttttatttttgtattatttacatatttttttttttacaggggAACAGATGATATTGTTGCTCCTCATGGAATTCCTATGGATTTACTTgatagattattaataattagaactCTTCCATATAATCGAGAAGAGATGGAAAGTATACTTAAACTTAGAGCTCAAACTGAAGGCCACTCAATTGAACCTGATGCACTACATTATCTTGCTGAAGTTGGAACTTCTACTACtttaaggtaattttttttggccGTGTTTAAATTCACAATTTAGGATTTTCACATATTAAAGATAACCAATTACCCTTATCTTCCATCTACCTATTGTTGACATGTATCTGTACATACCTTAGTATAATAAGTGTTATCATGTTAGTTATGTatcatatttaagtatatttgatgtgacattaaaaaaaaaatgggctTGTCTGAAAGTCGGATTCCGGACAATAATTTTACGTGATAATTATCACATTGTGATTATTATGGAAACCACATTATAAGCCACTCacgatttgaaaatatattttgatatgtcCGAATGCGTGGAATGTGACAATTTTTCGCGCATGCAGCCGGCGTGCAtcgatttataaaatgtatcactTCAGaaattgggttttttttttatattaggtaagaTACAGctagattataattatgatgagGTCAGGACACAAGTGTGttgctaaaatttttttaaaaattaaaatattaatgtattacttGTACACGCATAcatgtgaaataatatttatagaagacagttcctaaaaattaatatgttaattataatactgacTAAACTGTAGTgcttttaataacataatagatGACACCAGTTTGCATCATTTAACATAGGTGAACAATGTTAATTGATACCATTTGGTCTACATTGAGTGTGTCAAGGTCTATAGTGCAAACAACCAgccttaaattttaagattttaatttattgacaatAGAGATAAAGAGTATTCAGACTATGTAGttatggaaaataattatattttcgtacTGTTAATGTCTTATGGATAATATtcctatgataaaaaaaaaaaacatgaaacaaTATCATAATGAGATTTTTCTCTTTTCATCATGTACAGTATTTTTCAACTTaagaagaatttaatttttgtttagtcaAAAACCCCTAGTGTAGGTTACAATTAAAATCTAGTTCtatctatattgtattttgggGCTCACCAATATCACAGAGAATAGGTGCTGAGAAATCTAGTGAAATAATGAAGTATGAGTCCCTTTTTGTGTTGCAGACTAgtcaatagttatataaaattataacattaaatttccCAGCTTTCATATCCAATAGAATTAtcatatgttaaatataaatttgtttactttATATGCATGAGCTTACTACtggtctaaaatattattttctcaatcatggtagtaaaatattagGGGGACAAGAGATCAGGTCTCTAataaattttcgatttatttatatattatacaaagtagattttaatttgtataaaaataaatttagtatccATTTTAATGTTCTAATAgcttaaatataacttttaaataaaaaatatgaaacatttttgttttatctgtgaaatatttatcaattattataaattaaattggtttttaatttttatcagatATGCCATTCAATTGTTGACTCCATCATCACAAAATGCCAAGATGAATGGTCATGGTTCAATATTAAGAAAAGATATAGAAGAAACTACGTCATTATTCATGCATGCTAAAGAGTcctgtaaaatactaaaaaaatgtgctgataaatttatgaaataattggtGACTtacgtttttatacaaatatttactcaacatttttgtattaaaatatactaatctaattttctgtttttgatgaataataataaaaaaaatatatatatattgcacaTATACATCATGTATTAatgttctatttattttaaaatgatgaaatGAACTTCAAACACTGTATGCCCACCATGTCTATGTTTCCTTCTTCATGATACACGATACTTGTGCATCCACCTACAACAATCTGGAGAGAATTTGCTATGCATTTTGCATAATAACGAACaataaagattatttatagtatttgataGTAacgaaaatcaattatataatatattctatttttatattatttaagataaatataacagctgtattttgttatatcacattaaagataataatgtgAATTTTGCAGCATTAAgacttagtatttaaaaatcactaCCTAACTTTTATATGCTTCGTACACTGACCATGTCAACTGTTTCcatgattttttattgatttgtgtactgtatttttctattctttggtattatcaaatataatatgtatttatcatttgtgtattgtatttgataaaaatcgtaacaatatgtaacataatattagataataagaATAACTGACCGTgacaaatgttataaattataagtaatagttgatattttcaaatgttaacCATTATTGCCACTTACAATCTAGAATTTTCAATCTTTATAATTCCCGCCACCAACAGAAACGAGATATTTACTTAGAAGTTCTTTGGTAAACATTGATTACGTGTCGTTTGATATCTGATAagacattattattcaaatatttaatatttcaaaataaaaaccatctCTTAATTTGCATGTACTCGTACTAATGTAgattaaacatgtttaatcTATAGTACTAACTACTGCAGTGCAGCTaagtaatattgtactattttaataacttagtaGGCTAGACTACTAAAATATCTGAACGTCTAAACAGTAAACTCGTTATAAGgagataacactaatatatttgtcataaattatagtaaattatcttGTTGTTTATGCTGGAAAAATTTCAACTGTTGATtactatttcaatatatattttttttgctatttcatttcaaaatatataattaggttTGATTagaattacataaatttaatttttagttgagTTAGTAAAAACGTTTGAAATGGTAGATCAAGTTACTTTTCCAGATACTGTTTCAGTACTAAAGTCATCAAATGGTTCTGTAGTTTATCTTGTTGGTACTGCTCATTTTAGCAAAGAAAGCCAAGAAGATGTTGctcaagtatattattatacaaaatacaaaatatataatatttatttaaattgtttgtgtttttttttttatataacaggTAATAAATGCAGTCAAACCAGATGTTGTTGTAATAGAATTATGCTACAACAGGAATAGCATATTAACAATTGATGAATCCACTATTGCCAATGTTACAGGCAttacattaggtatttatgtTATCCATTCATTTTTACCTAAATTCTGCATAActcagaaattataataaaaatatcttataatcgACTATTGActgctttatattttaaagtaagaaAGACATTTATTCTACTTAAGAAAAATTGGCCCATTTGAATcaaatacttttgaaaaaaaggtagacaaattggttttatttacTGGCGAGTGGatcagtgttttttattgatcAGACTTTATTTCAATGATGTTTCACTGTCATAAACATAACTAGTTCTTAAAGTTAGCAAAgggttaagttttaaaaatgttttatagcaaaataaagtACCTGTGGGAACATAATTGTTCCTATTCTGttgttttaattagtataaattattatctagaaaaataatcGGGTTAAATTAAG from Aphis gossypii isolate Hap1 chromosome 1, ASM2018417v2, whole genome shotgun sequence includes these protein-coding regions:
- the LOC114119759 gene encoding ruvB-like helicase 1, whose translation is MKIEEVKSTVKTQRISSHSHVKGLGLDECGEAIQMASGLVGQEDARQAAGIVVDMIRTRKMSGRAVLVAGPPGTGKTAIALAIAHELGNKVPFCPMVGSEVYSSEIKKTEVLMENFRRAIGLRIKETKEVYEGEVTEMTPVETDSTAGGYSKTVSHVIVGLKTAKGTKQLKLDPTIYESLQKEKVETGDVIYIEANSGAVKRQGRSDSYATEYDLEAEEYVPLPKGEVHKKKEVIQDVTLHDLDVANAQPKGGQDILSMMGQLMKSKKTEITDKLRKEINKVVNKYIDQGIAELVPGVLFIDEVHMLDLETFTYLHKALESTIAPIVIFATNRGHCTVRGTDDIVAPHGIPMDLLDRLLIIRTLPYNREEMESILKLRAQTEGHSIEPDALHYLAEVGTSTTLRYAIQLLTPSSQNAKMNGHGSILRKDIEETTSLFMHAKESCKILKKCADKFMK